From a region of the Streptomyces venezuelae genome:
- a CDS encoding NAD-dependent epimerase/dehydratase — MRVLLIGANGYLGRYVADRLLADPAVQLTALGRGDDADVRFDLATGSPGALTRFLDAVHPGVVINCAGATRGGARELTRHNTVAVATICESLRRSGCGARLVQLGCAAEYGPSQPGSSTAEDAVPRPGGPYGVSKLAATELVLGSGLDAVVLRIFSPVGPGTPAGSPLGRLAEAMRRAMQAGDGELKLSGLGVQRDFVDVRDVARAVHAASLSAAQGVVNIGTGRAVRLRDAAAVLARVAGYGGALHELDVPHGPQQAHGHPGRPAGLAGIGSPRSEATAEQMAATAPQPYPYPDGCGAWQQADVRTARDRLGWRPRINLEESLADIWMEAACRI; from the coding sequence ATGAGGGTGCTGCTGATCGGAGCCAACGGATACCTCGGCCGCTACGTCGCCGACCGGCTGCTCGCCGACCCCGCCGTCCAGCTCACCGCGCTCGGCCGCGGCGACGACGCCGACGTCCGCTTCGACCTCGCGACCGGCAGCCCCGGAGCGCTGACCCGCTTCCTCGACGCCGTCCACCCGGGCGTCGTCATCAACTGCGCCGGAGCCACCCGGGGCGGGGCCCGGGAACTCACCCGGCACAACACCGTCGCCGTCGCCACGATCTGCGAGTCCCTGCGCCGCAGCGGCTGCGGGGCCCGGCTCGTGCAGCTCGGCTGCGCCGCCGAGTACGGGCCCAGCCAGCCCGGATCGTCCACGGCCGAGGACGCCGTGCCGAGACCGGGCGGACCGTACGGCGTGAGCAAACTGGCCGCCACCGAGCTGGTCCTGGGCTCCGGGCTGGACGCCGTCGTCCTGCGGATCTTCTCGCCCGTCGGTCCCGGCACCCCCGCCGGCTCCCCGCTGGGCCGGCTCGCCGAGGCCATGCGGCGCGCGATGCAGGCGGGCGACGGCGAGCTGAAGCTCAGCGGGCTCGGCGTGCAGCGCGACTTCGTGGACGTACGGGACGTGGCCCGGGCCGTGCACGCCGCCTCGCTGTCCGCCGCCCAGGGTGTGGTCAACATCGGCACCGGCCGCGCGGTCCGGCTGCGCGACGCGGCCGCGGTCCTGGCCCGGGTCGCCGGGTACGGGGGCGCCCTGCACGAGCTGGACGTCCCGCACGGACCCCAGCAGGCGCACGGGCACCCCGGCCGCCCGGCCGGACTGGCCGGCATCGGATCCCCGCGTTCCGAGGCCACCGCCGAGCAGATGGCCGCCACGGCCCCGCAGCCGTACCCCTACCCGGACGGCTGCGGAGCCTGGCAGCAGGCGGATGTCCGTACGGCCCGGGACCGGCTCGGCTGGCGGCCCCGGATCAACCTGGAGGAATCCCTCGCGGACATCTGGATGGAGGCGGCGTGCCGCATCTGA
- a CDS encoding spherulation-specific family 4 protein, which produces MPHLTTPPGAMTAAATEAGRLGLGIPGYAHPLLAPVEWAELTRPGTPLHWAVLNVADGPGGRPDPHCTEAAARLRRAGGMILGHLAMRDGSRSFGELVSDAHRFRDWYGVGGFYLAGTPADKAELASVSRVVDSLRGLGEDLRIVLGHGTHPYEGYAEAADQLVTFSGAWSDYRWSQVAEWTADHPAERFCHLVHGVPRAHLEEAMRIARWQGAGTIWFTDRLGTRGSDPWASMPAYWDEIVSRIGTGVLE; this is translated from the coding sequence GTGCCGCATCTGACGACGCCGCCCGGGGCCATGACCGCCGCCGCGACCGAGGCCGGCCGCCTCGGTCTCGGCATCCCCGGCTACGCGCACCCGCTGCTCGCCCCCGTCGAGTGGGCCGAGCTGACCCGGCCCGGCACCCCCTTGCACTGGGCCGTGCTGAACGTCGCGGACGGCCCGGGCGGCCGGCCCGACCCGCACTGCACGGAAGCGGCCGCGAGGCTGCGCCGGGCGGGCGGCATGATCCTCGGCCATCTCGCGATGCGAGACGGATCACGGTCCTTCGGTGAGCTGGTCTCCGACGCCCACCGCTTCCGCGACTGGTACGGGGTCGGCGGCTTCTACCTGGCCGGAACCCCGGCCGACAAGGCCGAACTGGCCTCGGTGAGCCGGGTCGTGGACTCCCTGCGAGGTCTCGGAGAGGACCTGCGGATCGTGCTCGGGCACGGCACGCATCCGTACGAGGGCTACGCGGAGGCCGCCGACCAGCTGGTCACCTTCTCCGGAGCCTGGTCCGACTACCGCTGGTCGCAGGTGGCCGAATGGACCGCGGACCATCCGGCGGAGCGGTTCTGCCACCTCGTCCACGGGGTGCCGCGCGCACACCTGGAGGAGGCGATGCGGATCGCCCGCTGGCAGGGGGCGGGCACGATCTGGTTCACCGACCGGCTCGGGACGCGCGGCAGTGACCCCTGGGCCTCCATGCCCGCGTACTGGGACGAAATCGTCTCACGGATCGGGACAGGTGTCTTGGAATGA
- the moeZ gene encoding adenylyltransferase/sulfurtransferase MoeZ, which yields MSLPPLVEPAAELTVDEVRRYSRHLIIPDVGMDGQKRLKNAKVLAVGAGGLGSPALMYLAAAGVGTLGIVEFDEVDESNLQRQIIHSQADIGRSKAESARDSVLGINPYVNVVLHEERLEAENVMEIFSQYDLIVDGTDNFATRYLVNDACVLLNKPYVWGSIYRFDGQASVFWSEHGPCYRCLYPEPPPPGMVPSCAEGGVLGVLCASIGSIQVTEAIKVLTGVGEPLVGRLMIYDALEMQYRQVKVRKDPDCAVCGPNATVTELIDYEAFCGVVSEEAQEAAAGSTITPKQLKEWIDTDEPIEIIDVREVNEYEIVSIPGAKLIPKGEFLMGTALQDLPQDKRIVLHCKTGVRSAEVLAVLKSAGFADAVHVGGGVIGWVHQIEPEKPVY from the coding sequence GTGTCGCTGCCACCGCTGGTCGAGCCAGCAGCTGAGCTCACCGTTGACGAGGTCCGTCGGTATTCGCGGCACCTGATCATCCCGGACGTCGGGATGGACGGCCAGAAGCGCCTGAAGAACGCCAAGGTGCTGGCCGTGGGTGCCGGCGGTCTCGGCTCGCCCGCCCTCATGTACCTCGCCGCGGCCGGTGTGGGCACGCTGGGCATCGTGGAGTTCGACGAGGTCGACGAGTCGAACCTGCAGCGCCAGATCATCCACAGCCAGGCGGACATCGGCCGCTCCAAGGCCGAGTCGGCCCGCGACAGCGTGCTGGGCATCAACCCGTACGTGAACGTGGTCCTTCACGAAGAGCGGCTCGAAGCCGAGAACGTGATGGAGATCTTCAGCCAGTACGACCTCATCGTCGACGGCACGGACAACTTCGCCACGCGCTACCTGGTGAACGACGCCTGCGTGCTGCTGAACAAGCCGTACGTGTGGGGCTCGATCTACCGCTTCGACGGCCAGGCCTCGGTCTTCTGGTCCGAGCACGGCCCCTGCTACCGCTGCCTCTACCCGGAGCCCCCGCCGCCGGGCATGGTCCCGAGCTGCGCCGAGGGCGGCGTGCTGGGCGTGCTCTGCGCGTCCATCGGGTCCATCCAGGTCACCGAGGCGATCAAGGTCCTCACGGGTGTCGGCGAGCCGCTGGTCGGCCGCCTGATGATCTACGACGCCCTGGAGATGCAGTACCGCCAGGTCAAGGTCCGCAAGGACCCCGACTGCGCGGTCTGCGGTCCGAACGCGACCGTCACCGAGCTCATCGACTACGAGGCCTTCTGCGGCGTCGTGTCGGAGGAGGCCCAGGAGGCGGCCGCCGGTTCGACGATCACTCCCAAGCAGCTCAAGGAGTGGATCGACACCGACGAGCCCATCGAGATCATCGACGTCCGCGAGGTCAACGAGTACGAGATCGTCTCGATCCCGGGCGCGAAGCTGATCCCCAAGGGCGAGTTCCTGATGGGTACCGCCCTCCAGGACCTGCCGCAGGACAAGCGCATCGTCCTGCACTGCAAGACGGGTGTCCGCAGTGCGGAAGTCCTCGCGGTCCTGAAGTCCGCGGGCTTCGCGGACGCGGTGCACGTCGGCGGCGGCGTCATCGGCTGGGTCCACCAGATCGAGCCCGAGAAGCCGGTCTACTAG
- a CDS encoding alpha/beta hydrolase: MPTHAWRVTAAATLAAGLLATAACSGDGDGKKTTADGTPEVKPLKWGDCEAPTAAQGGGQAPPKDWQCATLDVPLDYAKPEGETIPIALIRAKARDQKNRLGSLVFNFGGPGGSGISTLPGAAKEYEALRARYDLVSFDPRGVGGSDPVLCQDDKQLDQYFAEDSSPETPEQEKAFVENIRKYQEACKKNSAALLPHVGTENAARDLDRIRQALGDEKLNYFGISYGTELGGVYAHLFPKNVGRAVFDAVVDPTKTAEQSALGQAKGFQLALGNFAQDCVDRGDECRLQGSTPQEIEAGIIKLQKALAAKPIPGIGERMLTENQATNGIAQALYSKELWPLLEQGLDEAEGGQGQLLMALSDALNGRDQQGRYSNIGAANTAVNCVDDKERYTLEQTKAKLAEFRAASPVFGDLLGWAMLSCTGWPVPGTWETPDVSAPGSDPILVIGNTGDPATPYEGARKMVERLGPGVGVELTYKGEGHGAYNSGDPCVQKAVDTYLLDGRAPASGTVCTAAADPTAPTGVPEQPTPA, encoded by the coding sequence ATGCCGACACACGCCTGGCGGGTCACCGCCGCCGCCACGCTCGCCGCCGGGCTGCTCGCCACGGCCGCCTGTTCCGGGGACGGCGACGGGAAGAAGACGACGGCCGACGGCACCCCGGAGGTCAAACCGCTGAAGTGGGGCGACTGCGAGGCCCCGACCGCCGCCCAGGGCGGTGGTCAGGCCCCGCCCAAGGACTGGCAGTGCGCCACCCTCGACGTCCCGCTCGACTACGCGAAACCCGAGGGCGAGACGATCCCGATCGCCCTGATCCGGGCCAAGGCGCGGGACCAGAAGAACCGGCTGGGCTCGCTGGTCTTCAACTTCGGCGGCCCCGGCGGCTCCGGGATCAGCACGCTGCCGGGCGCCGCGAAGGAGTACGAGGCCCTGCGCGCCCGGTACGACCTGGTGAGCTTCGACCCGCGCGGGGTGGGCGGCAGCGACCCCGTCCTGTGCCAGGACGACAAGCAGCTGGACCAGTACTTCGCCGAGGACTCCTCCCCTGAGACCCCGGAGCAGGAGAAGGCCTTCGTCGAGAACATCCGCAAGTACCAGGAGGCCTGCAAGAAGAACTCCGCCGCACTGCTCCCCCACGTCGGCACCGAGAACGCCGCCCGCGACCTGGACCGCATCCGCCAGGCCCTCGGCGACGAGAAGCTGAACTACTTCGGCATCTCCTACGGCACGGAGCTCGGCGGGGTCTACGCCCACCTCTTCCCGAAGAACGTCGGCCGGGCCGTCTTCGACGCCGTCGTGGACCCGACCAAGACGGCCGAACAGAGCGCCCTGGGCCAGGCCAAGGGCTTCCAGCTCGCGCTCGGCAACTTCGCCCAGGACTGCGTGGACCGCGGTGACGAGTGCCGGCTCCAGGGCAGCACGCCCCAGGAGATCGAGGCCGGCATCATCAAGCTGCAGAAGGCGCTGGCCGCCAAGCCCATCCCGGGCATCGGGGAGCGGATGCTGACCGAGAACCAGGCGACCAACGGCATCGCCCAGGCCCTGTACTCGAAGGAGCTGTGGCCGCTGCTGGAACAGGGCCTCGACGAGGCGGAGGGCGGCCAGGGCCAGCTGCTGATGGCCCTGTCCGACGCCCTCAACGGCCGTGACCAGCAAGGGCGTTACAGCAACATCGGCGCGGCCAACACCGCCGTCAACTGCGTGGACGACAAGGAGCGCTACACCCTGGAGCAGACGAAGGCCAAGCTCGCGGAGTTCCGTGCCGCGTCGCCGGTCTTCGGGGACCTCCTCGGCTGGGCCATGCTGTCCTGCACCGGCTGGCCGGTCCCGGGCACCTGGGAGACCCCCGACGTCTCGGCGCCGGGCTCCGACCCGATCCTGGTGATCGGCAACACCGGCGACCCGGCCACCCCGTACGAGGGCGCCCGCAAGATGGTGGAGCGGCTCGGCCCGGGCGTGGGCGTGGAGCTCACCTACAAGGGCGAGGGGCACGGCGCGTACAACAGCGGCGACCCGTGCGTGCAGAAGGCGGTCGACACCTACCTGCTGGACGGCAGGGCCCCGGCGTCGGGCACCGTCTGCACCGCGGCCGCGGACCCGACGGCGCCGACCGGGGTGCCGGAGCAGCCGACGCCCGCCTGA
- a CDS encoding SUKH-4 family immunity protein: MSEDLDSRCPFDDPAAVLRADRAALRGGSAGEGGVGREVFTQAEAVFGRAGVGRAEFASWLHFAATVLGHHDYAARVAEAEPGLPWRTVWAWWRPVGAYVAEPNLSGDHTAEVYDLDGGAALKVWALWCEDTWFDLDTGRRLPAPADGEAVRRDGDDPDGARLFDPDEDGRLLHCPGTWEEPVPLGGGRYLYVEDRGVVVVEENAAALAGWPRGGADTGSWESAEDAPWFRPGTRGSGPLTAAGLARTFGEARVTRVPGEELPDALEHRATREFLSEVGLPRHWAAGVSSFEAAPELLRPLTSTAPEAGDEDLLHLGTFDFGYTDPGLVGVHRVTGEVRMYQESVIPLARDVAAFTGLLESVRRYMGACWSPYPAEDGIGAFHEAVRALDPGAQADGSPSAETWEHLFAAITELSVYGY, from the coding sequence ATGAGTGAAGACCTGGACAGCCGTTGCCCGTTCGACGATCCGGCCGCGGTGCTGCGTGCGGACCGGGCGGCTCTGCGAGGTGGGTCCGCCGGTGAAGGGGGCGTCGGGCGGGAGGTGTTCACGCAGGCCGAGGCCGTCTTCGGGCGGGCCGGGGTGGGGCGCGCGGAGTTCGCCTCCTGGCTGCACTTCGCCGCGACCGTGCTCGGGCACCACGACTACGCCGCCCGCGTCGCCGAGGCCGAACCGGGACTGCCCTGGCGGACGGTGTGGGCCTGGTGGCGGCCGGTCGGCGCCTACGTGGCGGAACCGAACCTCAGCGGCGACCACACCGCCGAGGTGTACGACCTCGACGGGGGCGCGGCCTTGAAGGTGTGGGCCCTGTGGTGCGAGGACACCTGGTTCGACCTGGACACGGGCCGCCGGCTGCCCGCACCGGCCGACGGGGAGGCCGTGAGACGGGACGGGGACGACCCCGACGGCGCCCGGCTGTTCGACCCGGACGAGGATGGCCGGCTGCTGCACTGCCCCGGCACCTGGGAGGAGCCGGTCCCGCTCGGCGGCGGCCGGTACCTGTACGTGGAGGACCGCGGGGTCGTGGTGGTGGAGGAGAACGCCGCCGCGCTCGCCGGCTGGCCCCGGGGCGGCGCCGACACCGGCTCCTGGGAATCCGCCGAGGACGCCCCGTGGTTCCGCCCGGGCACGCGCGGCTCCGGTCCGCTCACCGCGGCCGGGCTCGCCCGGACCTTCGGCGAGGCACGGGTCACCCGCGTCCCCGGCGAAGAGCTCCCGGACGCGCTGGAGCACCGGGCCACCCGGGAGTTCCTGAGCGAGGTCGGACTGCCGCGCCACTGGGCCGCGGGCGTCAGCTCGTTCGAGGCCGCCCCGGAGTTGCTGCGGCCGCTGACCTCGACGGCCCCGGAGGCGGGCGACGAGGACCTCCTGCACCTGGGGACCTTCGACTTCGGGTACACGGACCCGGGCCTGGTGGGCGTCCACCGCGTCACCGGGGAGGTGCGCATGTACCAGGAGTCCGTCATCCCGCTGGCCCGGGACGTGGCGGCCTTCACCGGGCTCCTGGAGAGCGTGCGCCGGTACATGGGCGCCTGCTGGTCCCCGTACCCGGCCGAGGACGGCATCGGGGCCTTCCACGAGGCGGTGCGGGCCCTGGACCCCGGGGCGCAGGCCGACGGCTCCCCCTCCGCCGAGACCTGGGAGCACCTGTTCGCCGCGATCACGGAGCTGAGCGTGTACGGCTACTGA
- a CDS encoding YbhN family protein: MSPPDGAATDDGARPDDGRAARPEPVPEPRPEPPRPDGRNGGAGARARAKAQPAAEAKATEAGAAGAGSAEAGGPHGHATTDADRVEVDEPLLAARVHRPSDLVRLLVGILGIAVLLAVAAFAHGTTVGLEEDISKGTGQAPALLIKVAALVSSIAVLLLPVAFAIERLIKRDGLRIADGVLAAVLAHGVTLATDLWVSQAAPETIQDALTRPAAGGTLTDPVHGYLAPVIAYMTAVGMTRRPHWRVALWVVLLLNAFAMLVNGYTTPFSIILTVLIGWSVAYGTLYAVGSPNVRPTGQHLLAGLRRVGFQPVSAMRAEMPEGPEPSEANDRGRRYHVTLEDGPPLDVTIVDREQQAHGFFYRVWRRLTLRGITTGRSLQSLRQALEQEALLAYAAIAAGANAPKLIATSELGPDAVMLVYEHLDVRPLDALADEEITDELIHHTWEQVRALQSRRIAHRRLTGDALVVDRSGNVILTDLRGGEIAAGDLVLRMDIAQLLTTIGLRVGAERAVASAVSVLGPDAVADCLPLLQPIALSRSTRATLRKLARERAERQREAVLESSRAAKAAREAESAASATPVSASAAADRKAEKKALEDALDGAREEDLLTQIRHQVLLIRPQAPVEPARLERIRPRTLVSFIAGAFGLYFLLTQLAHVDFATIIADAEWGWVGAALAFSALTYFAAAMSLLGFVPERVSFLRTVIAQVAGSFVKLVAPAAVGGVALNTRFLQRAGVRPGLAVASVGASQLFGLASHIVLLLSFGYLTGTEKTPEMTPSRAVIAGLLTVAVLVLVVTAVPFLRKFVVTRVRALFAGVVPRMLDVLQRPKKLLTGIGGMLLLTGCFVMCLDASIRAFGGGEAISYASIAVVFLAGNALGSAAPTPGGMGAVETTLTLGLIAAGLEKEVAFSAVLLFRLMTFWLPVLPGWISFNFLTRKEAI; this comes from the coding sequence GTGAGCCCTCCGGACGGCGCGGCGACCGACGACGGCGCACGCCCTGACGACGGCCGCGCCGCCCGCCCCGAACCCGTCCCCGAGCCCCGTCCGGAGCCCCCGCGGCCCGACGGCCGCAACGGCGGGGCCGGGGCGAGGGCCAGGGCCAAGGCCCAGCCCGCCGCGGAAGCGAAGGCCACCGAAGCCGGGGCGGCCGGGGCCGGGTCCGCCGAAGCCGGGGGCCCGCACGGCCACGCCACCACGGACGCCGACCGGGTCGAGGTCGACGAACCGCTGCTCGCCGCCCGCGTGCACCGGCCGTCCGACCTCGTACGCCTGCTCGTCGGCATCCTCGGTATCGCCGTGCTCCTCGCCGTCGCCGCCTTCGCCCACGGCACCACCGTGGGTCTGGAGGAGGACATCAGCAAGGGCACCGGCCAGGCCCCCGCCCTGCTGATCAAGGTCGCCGCGCTGGTGTCGAGCATCGCGGTGCTGCTGCTGCCCGTCGCCTTCGCCATCGAGCGGCTGATCAAACGCGACGGGCTGCGCATCGCCGACGGTGTGCTCGCGGCCGTCCTCGCGCACGGCGTCACCCTCGCCACCGACCTGTGGGTCTCGCAGGCCGCCCCCGAAACCATCCAGGACGCTCTCACCCGCCCCGCGGCCGGCGGGACCCTCACCGACCCGGTGCACGGCTACCTCGCGCCCGTCATCGCGTACATGACCGCCGTCGGCATGACCCGCAGACCCCACTGGCGCGTCGCGCTGTGGGTGGTCCTGCTGCTCAACGCCTTCGCCATGCTGGTCAACGGGTACACCACCCCCTTCTCGATCATCCTCACCGTGCTGATCGGCTGGAGCGTCGCCTACGGCACCCTGTACGCCGTCGGCTCGCCCAACGTGCGCCCCACCGGACAGCACCTGCTCGCCGGACTGCGCCGGGTCGGCTTCCAGCCGGTCAGCGCGATGCGCGCCGAGATGCCCGAGGGCCCCGAGCCCTCCGAGGCCAACGACCGGGGCCGGCGTTACCACGTGACCCTGGAGGACGGGCCTCCGCTCGACGTCACGATCGTCGACCGCGAGCAGCAGGCCCACGGCTTCTTCTACCGGGTCTGGCGCCGGCTCACCCTGCGCGGCATCACCACCGGGCGCAGCCTGCAGTCGCTGCGCCAGGCGCTGGAGCAGGAGGCGCTCCTCGCGTACGCGGCCATCGCGGCCGGTGCGAACGCGCCGAAGCTGATCGCCACCTCCGAGCTCGGTCCGGACGCGGTGATGCTCGTGTACGAGCACCTGGACGTCCGGCCCCTCGACGCGCTCGCCGACGAGGAGATCACCGACGAGCTGATCCACCACACGTGGGAGCAGGTACGGGCCCTGCAGTCGCGGCGGATCGCACACCGCCGGCTCACCGGGGACGCCCTCGTGGTGGATCGTTCCGGCAATGTCATCCTCACCGACCTGCGCGGCGGTGAGATCGCCGCGGGCGATCTGGTCCTGCGCATGGACATCGCCCAGCTGCTGACCACGATCGGCCTGCGGGTCGGCGCGGAGCGCGCGGTGGCCTCGGCCGTGTCGGTGCTCGGCCCGGACGCGGTGGCGGACTGTCTGCCGCTGCTCCAGCCGATCGCGCTGAGCCGTTCCACCCGGGCGACGCTGCGCAAGCTGGCCCGGGAGCGTGCGGAGCGGCAGAGGGAGGCCGTGCTGGAGTCCTCGCGGGCGGCGAAGGCGGCGCGCGAGGCGGAGTCCGCGGCCTCCGCGACCCCGGTGTCCGCCTCGGCGGCCGCCGACCGCAAGGCCGAGAAGAAGGCCCTGGAGGACGCGCTGGACGGAGCCCGCGAGGAGGATCTGCTGACCCAGATCCGCCACCAGGTACTGCTGATCCGCCCGCAGGCGCCGGTGGAGCCGGCCCGGCTGGAACGGATCCGGCCGCGGACACTGGTCTCGTTCATCGCGGGCGCCTTCGGTCTGTACTTCCTGCTCACGCAGCTCGCCCACGTGGACTTCGCGACGATCATCGCCGACGCGGAGTGGGGCTGGGTCGGGGCGGCGCTCGCCTTCTCGGCACTGACGTACTTCGCGGCGGCGATGAGCCTGCTGGGCTTCGTGCCGGAGCGGGTGTCGTTCCTGCGGACCGTGATCGCGCAGGTGGCCGGGTCGTTCGTGAAGCTGGTGGCCCCGGCGGCCGTCGGCGGTGTCGCGCTGAACACCCGGTTCCTGCAGCGGGCGGGTGTCCGGCCCGGGCTGGCCGTCGCGAGCGTGGGCGCCTCCCAGCTGTTCGGACTGGCCAGCCACATCGTGCTGCTGCTGTCCTTCGGCTATCTGACCGGGACCGAGAAGACCCCGGAGATGACCCCGTCCCGGGCGGTCATCGCGGGTCTGCTGACGGTGGCCGTACTGGTGCTGGTGGTGACGGCCGTCCCGTTCCTGCGGAAGTTCGTCGTGACCCGGGTACGGGCGCTGTTCGCGGGCGTGGTGCCGCGCATGCTCGACGTGCTCCAGCGGCCGAAGAAGCTGCTGACCGGCATCGGCGGGATGCTGCTGCTGACGGGCTGCTTCGTGATGTGCCTGGACGCGTCGATCCGGGCGTTCGGCGGCGGCGAGGCCATCAGCTACGCGAGCATCGCCGTGGTGTTCCTGGCGGGCAACGCGCTGGGCTCGGCGGCCCCGACGCCGGGCGGTATGGGTGCGGTGGAGACCACCTTGACCCTCGGTCTGATCGCGGCGGGGCTGGAGAAGGAGGTCGCCTTCTCGGCGGTGCTGCTGTTCCGCCTGATGACCTTCTGGCTGCCGGTGCTGCCGGGATGGATCTCCTTCAACTTCCTGACCCGCAAGGAAGCCATCTAG
- a CDS encoding MGMT family protein yields the protein MSEELPAYAEHVLEVAERIPPGRVMTYGDVAEWLGEGGPRQVGRVMALYGGAVPWWRVVRADGLPLPGHEVRALEHYRTEGTPLRLTAGGEPRLDMRRARWDGSPGQDGGQDGTRDEAHT from the coding sequence ATGAGTGAGGAGCTGCCCGCCTACGCGGAGCACGTACTGGAGGTGGCCGAGCGTATTCCGCCCGGCCGGGTGATGACGTACGGGGACGTCGCCGAGTGGCTCGGCGAGGGAGGACCGCGCCAGGTCGGGCGTGTCATGGCCCTGTACGGGGGAGCCGTGCCCTGGTGGCGCGTGGTGCGGGCGGACGGCCTGCCGCTGCCCGGCCACGAGGTGCGCGCCCTGGAGCACTACCGGACGGAGGGCACCCCGCTGCGCCTGACGGCGGGCGGCGAGCCGCGGCTGGACATGCGCCGGGCGCGCTGGGACGGGTCCCCCGGACAGGACGGCGGACAGGACGGCACGCGCGACGAGGCTCACACCTGA